Within Dysgonomonas sp. HDW5A, the genomic segment CGTCAGATTTATTTGTGTAAATTTATATTATTTTTTTTATTTAAAAAAAAGAAGTCGGAAAATTTATTTCCGACTTCTTTTTTACTCTATTACTCTATATTTTTTCTCACTTTAGTTAAGAATTCTAACATCTCTGTGGAATCTTTCTTCTCGATGATTGAAAGCAATTGCCCCAGTTCTTCTCTTATTTGCTCCACTTGCTGAGGAGTGTACGGATTGAATAAAATCTCAGTCAAAAGAAAATCATCTTCCGATAGAAGTCCTTTGGCTATATCCATATGCCTTTTGAATGTTGTTCCCGGAGCTTCCTGATGTTTCATCACAGAAGCAAATACCAAAGTTGAAGCAAAAGGAATAGAAAGCGAATAAGCTATGGTTTGATCGTGCTCGTCAAAAGTATATTCGAATACTTGGAGATGTAGGCTTTTGTATAAATCTAAGAAAAACTCTTTGCCTTTTTCTGCTGATTCAGATATAACTATTGCACTTTGAGTACTCAGATTGCGTAAGTCTGCAAAAGTAGGTCCGAACATCGGGTGGGAGGATGCAAAAGGCT encodes:
- a CDS encoding prephenate dehydrogenase/arogenate dehydrogenase family protein; this translates as MKILILGAGKMGSFFSDVLSSNHEVAMFDTNPDRLKFTYNVVRMSDPKEISEFNPELVINAATVKYTIDAFKTILPYISDTCIISDIASVKTGLQEFYASVKQPFASSHPMFGPTFADLRNLSTQSAIVISESAEKGKEFFLDLYKSLHLQVFEYTFDEHDQTIAYSLSIPFASTLVFASVMKHQEAPGTTFKRHMDIAKGLLSEDDFLLTEILFNPYTPQQVEQIREELGQLLSIIEKKDSTEMLEFLTKVRKNIE